A genomic window from Streptomyces mirabilis includes:
- a CDS encoding SIR2 family NAD-dependent protein deacylase: MNRPLVAILSGAGISTDSGIPDYRGPNGLWRRDPEAEKLVTYEYYMGDPEIRRRAWQMRRKNRTLQAEPNAAHLAVAELEKSGVPVRVITQNVDGLHQLAGMPARKVLEVHGTARTVVCTACHDKTPMRDALARVEAGEEDPPCLKCGGILKSATVLFGERLDPVVLGEAAAIAKASQVFIAVGSSLQVQPAAGLAGVAADHGARLVIVNAEPTPYDEIADEVIREPIGTALPGLLHKLRTEDTH, encoded by the coding sequence ATGAACAGGCCACTCGTCGCCATCCTCAGTGGGGCAGGGATCTCGACCGATTCAGGAATCCCTGATTATCGCGGTCCGAACGGGCTGTGGCGGCGGGATCCCGAGGCCGAGAAGCTCGTGACGTACGAGTACTACATGGGCGATCCCGAGATCAGACGCCGGGCGTGGCAGATGCGGCGGAAGAACCGGACACTCCAGGCCGAGCCCAACGCCGCACACCTGGCCGTGGCCGAGCTCGAGAAGTCCGGAGTGCCCGTGCGCGTGATCACCCAAAACGTCGACGGCCTGCACCAGCTCGCCGGAATGCCCGCCCGCAAGGTCCTCGAAGTCCACGGCACCGCGCGGACCGTCGTGTGCACCGCATGCCACGACAAGACACCCATGCGGGACGCCCTCGCCCGCGTCGAAGCCGGCGAGGAGGACCCGCCGTGCCTGAAGTGCGGCGGCATCCTGAAATCGGCGACCGTGCTCTTCGGTGAACGCCTCGACCCCGTCGTCCTCGGCGAGGCCGCCGCCATCGCCAAGGCCTCCCAGGTCTTCATCGCCGTCGGCAGCAGCCTTCAGGTCCAGCCCGCCGCCGGCCTCGCAGGCGTCGCCGCCGACCACGGAGCCCGGCTCGTCATCGTCAACGCCGAACCGACCCCGTACGACGAGATCGCCGACGAGGTCATCCGCGAACCGATCGGCACCGCCCTGCCCGGGCTCTTGCACAAGCTTCGAACCGAAGACACCCACTAG
- a CDS encoding vanadium-dependent haloperoxidase, producing the protein MTLTAATSPPDADTRTAADPAAVVREWNAIATDTIKTSLGPRPSGQAVIWEGFVSVAVYNAVVGIEGRYALYKWRERGPAKASSAAAAATAAHDVLLTYFPAFKVRLDTAYADSLAALQAGQARDRGVDYGKRAAARIIELREGDGRFADVPFTASPAPGVWRPTPPAFQPFIDTWLARLRPLLLASPQQFRPEGPPALSSARYAEDVQEVKTMGAKTGSGRSAQQTETALFFSGNLVEQVQTAVRDHAARHRLGIAETARLFAAVNASATDAVVTAWDAKLHYGTWRPITAIRLADTDGNPATTADPAWEPLLPTPPHPDYVAGHTTVAAAVARALTGVLGTSHIDLYVPSEVTGTTRFYGSADVLNRDVADARVWGGVHSRTADVAGCRAGTHVAAWALDHYFQPVAEDGTQPSLPTRTAEQDRRAEPRCDDSD; encoded by the coding sequence GTGACGCTCACCGCCGCGACAAGTCCCCCCGACGCGGACACCCGGACCGCGGCGGACCCGGCAGCCGTGGTCCGCGAGTGGAACGCCATCGCCACCGACACGATCAAGACCAGCCTTGGCCCACGTCCCTCCGGGCAGGCGGTGATCTGGGAGGGGTTCGTCTCCGTCGCCGTGTACAACGCCGTGGTGGGGATCGAAGGCCGCTACGCCCTGTACAAATGGCGCGAGCGCGGTCCGGCCAAGGCATCCTCCGCGGCGGCCGCCGCCACTGCGGCCCACGACGTGCTGCTCACCTACTTCCCCGCCTTCAAGGTGCGGCTCGACACCGCCTACGCGGACTCGCTCGCCGCTCTTCAGGCCGGTCAGGCCAGAGACCGGGGCGTCGACTACGGAAAGCGCGCCGCCGCTCGCATCATCGAACTCCGTGAAGGGGACGGAAGGTTCGCGGACGTTCCTTTCACCGCTTCCCCGGCACCGGGGGTCTGGCGGCCCACCCCGCCCGCGTTCCAGCCCTTCATCGACACCTGGCTCGCCAGGCTCCGCCCCCTCCTGCTCGCCTCCCCGCAGCAGTTCCGCCCCGAGGGACCACCCGCCCTCTCCTCGGCCCGCTACGCCGAGGATGTCCAGGAGGTGAAGACCATGGGCGCGAAGACCGGCTCGGGCAGGAGCGCGCAGCAGACCGAGACCGCCCTCTTCTTCAGCGGCAACCTGGTCGAACAGGTCCAGACAGCCGTACGAGACCACGCCGCCCGGCACCGGCTCGGCATCGCCGAGACGGCCCGGCTGTTCGCCGCGGTGAACGCGTCGGCGACCGATGCCGTCGTCACGGCATGGGACGCCAAGCTCCACTACGGCACCTGGCGGCCGATCACCGCCATCCGCCTCGCGGACACCGACGGCAACCCCGCGACGACGGCTGACCCGGCCTGGGAGCCGCTGCTCCCCACCCCACCGCACCCGGACTACGTCGCCGGCCATACGACCGTCGCCGCTGCCGTGGCACGCGCCTTGACCGGCGTCCTCGGCACCTCCCACATCGACCTCTACGTCCCCTCCGAGGTCACCGGCACCACGCGGTTCTACGGGTCCGCCGACGTCCTCAACCGGGACGTCGCCGACGCCCGTGTGTGGGGCGGCGTCCACTCCCGCACCGCGGACGTAGCCGGCTGTCGGGCCGGCACCCATGTGGCCGCCTGGGCGCTGGACCACTACTTCCAGCCGGTCGCCGAGGACGGCACCCAGCCGTCCCTGCCGACACGAACGGCTGAGCAGGACAGGCGCGCCGAGCCCAGGTGCGACGACAGCGACTGA